In the Sarcophilus harrisii chromosome 3, mSarHar1.11, whole genome shotgun sequence genome, one interval contains:
- the LOC100918468 gene encoding zinc finger protein 581, with product MAMEPPPPQASPSPEPGPSSTPEAPAQPPRLGRYLLIDTQGVPYTVLVEEEAETPAGEVAVGSTSRKCYSCPVCSRVFEYLSYLQRHSVSHSELKPFVCAVCGKAFKRASHLARHRSTHRVGGGRPHACPLCPRRFRDAGELAQHSRVHSGERPFQCPHCPRRFSERNTLQRHTRRKHP from the coding sequence ATGGCCATGGAACCTCCTCCCCCCCAGGCGTCTCCCTCCCCAGAACCGGGCCCCTCGTCCACCCCCGAGGCTCCCGCACAGCCCCCCAGGCTTGGCCGCTACCTCCTCATCGACACGCAGGGCGTTCCCTACACGGTGCTGGTGGAAGAGGAGGCCGAGACCCCCGCGGGGGAGGTGGCGGTGGGCTCCACCTCCCGAAAGTGCTACAGCTGTCCCGTGTGTTCCCGAGTCTTCGAGTACTTGTCCTATCTCCAGAGACACAGCGTCTCCCACTCGGAGCTCAAGCCCTTCGTCTGCGCGGTCTGTGGGAAAGCCTTCAAGCGGGCCAGCCACCTGGCCCGCCACCGGTCCACGCACAGGGTGGGGGGCGGCCGGCCCCACGCCTGTCCCCTGTGTCCCCGGAGATTCCGAGACGCGGGGGAGCTGGCCCAGCACAGCCGCGTCCACTCGGGCGAGCGACCCTTCCAGTGCCCTCACTGCCCTCGGCGCTTCAGTGAGAGAAATACCCTGCAGAGACACACTCGGAGGAAGCATCCGTGA
- the CCDC106 gene encoding coiled-coil domain-containing protein 106 isoform X1, translating into MNERNGRRRTSEQPLPSPGTPPRAARGGGGWCHFSVPGRGWGGGGGGGRDVGRSEAFPDPTFPSLPVKKDEESFEISIPFNETPPLESPQIFYGLSPPQGSFEEPPEPTSPTLALMNSVKTQLHMALERNSWLQKRIEDLEEERDFLRCQLDKFISSARMDAGSGQARGSGRPRLGSSPATLRERAISLLVSFPSPEDHCRGKPGPRRAEGTEGRGGGEASDPESAASSLSGCSEEGGSAERKRQKQKGGAGRRRFGKPKARERQRVKDADGVLCRYKKILGTFQKLKSMSRAFEHHRVDRNTVALTTPIAELLIVAPEKLAEVGEFDPSKERLLEYSRRCFLALDDETLKKVQALKKSKLLLPITYRFKR; encoded by the exons ATGAACGAGCGGAACGGCCGGAGGCGGACAAGTGAGCAGCCCCTTCCTTCCCCCGGGACTCCACCACGGGCGGCGCGGGGAGGGGGCGGGTGGTGCCATTTCAGCGTCCCGGGCCGaggttggggaggaggaggaggcggcggcCGAGACGTCGGGAGGTCGGAAGCTTTTCCCGATCccaccttcccttcccttccagtGAAGAAGGATGAGGAGAGCTTTGAGATCTCCATCCCATTCAACGAGACCCCTCCTCTAGAGTCCCCCCAGATCTTCTACGGCCTGAGTCCTCCCCAGGGCAGCTTCGAGG AGCCCCCGGAGCCCACATCCCCCACCCTGGCGCTGATGAATAGCGTGAAAACCCAGCTGCACATGGCCTTGGAGCGGAACTCCTGGCTGCAGAAGCGCATCGAGGACCTGGAGGAAGAGCGGGACTTCCTGCGCTGCCAGCTGGACAAGTTCATCTCCTCGGCCCGCATGGACGCAGGTAGTGGGCAGGCCAGGGGCTCCGGCCGGCCGAGGCTCGGCTCCTCCCCCGCCACCCTTCGGGAGAGAGccatctctctccttgtctctttccCATCCCCAGAGGACCACTGCCGGGGCAAACCCGGGCCCCGGCGGGCAGAGGGCACAGAGGGCCGCGGCGGAGGGGAGGCCTCCGACCCAGAGTCAGCGGCCTCATCCCTCAGCGGCTGCTCGGAGGAGGGGGGCTCTGCCGAGAGGAAGCGCCAGAAGCAGAAGGGGGGCGCCGGCCGCAGGAGATTCGGGAAGCCCAAGGCCCGCGAGAGGCAGAGGG TGAAGGATGCCGACGGGGTGCTGTGCCGCTACAAGAAGATCTTGGGCACTTTTCAGAAGCTGAAGAGCATGTCAAGGGCCTTTGAGCACCACCGGGTGGACCGCAACACGGTGGCCTTGACCACGCCTATTGCCGAGCTGCTCATCGTGGCGCCCGAGAAGCTGGCCGAGGTTGGCGAGTTTGACCCGTCCAAGGAGCGGCTGCTGGAATACTCCCGCCGCTGCTTCCTGGCGCTGGACGACGAGACGCTGAAGAAGGTGCAGGCTCTCAAGAAAAGCAAGTTGCTGCTGCCCATCACGTACCGCTTCAAGCGGTGA
- the CCDC106 gene encoding coiled-coil domain-containing protein 106 isoform X2, with translation MNERNGRRRTSEQPLPSPGTPPRAARGGGGWCHFSVPGRGWGGGGGGGRDVGRSEAFPDPTFPSLPVKKDEESFEISIPFNETPPLESPQIFYGLSPPQGSFEEPPEPTSPTLALMNSVKTQLHMALERNSWLQKRIEDLEEERDFLRCQLDKFISSARMDAEDHCRGKPGPRRAEGTEGRGGGEASDPESAASSLSGCSEEGGSAERKRQKQKGGAGRRRFGKPKARERQRVKDADGVLCRYKKILGTFQKLKSMSRAFEHHRVDRNTVALTTPIAELLIVAPEKLAEVGEFDPSKERLLEYSRRCFLALDDETLKKVQALKKSKLLLPITYRFKR, from the exons ATGAACGAGCGGAACGGCCGGAGGCGGACAAGTGAGCAGCCCCTTCCTTCCCCCGGGACTCCACCACGGGCGGCGCGGGGAGGGGGCGGGTGGTGCCATTTCAGCGTCCCGGGCCGaggttggggaggaggaggaggcggcggcCGAGACGTCGGGAGGTCGGAAGCTTTTCCCGATCccaccttcccttcccttccagtGAAGAAGGATGAGGAGAGCTTTGAGATCTCCATCCCATTCAACGAGACCCCTCCTCTAGAGTCCCCCCAGATCTTCTACGGCCTGAGTCCTCCCCAGGGCAGCTTCGAGG AGCCCCCGGAGCCCACATCCCCCACCCTGGCGCTGATGAATAGCGTGAAAACCCAGCTGCACATGGCCTTGGAGCGGAACTCCTGGCTGCAGAAGCGCATCGAGGACCTGGAGGAAGAGCGGGACTTCCTGCGCTGCCAGCTGGACAAGTTCATCTCCTCGGCCCGCATGGACGCAG AGGACCACTGCCGGGGCAAACCCGGGCCCCGGCGGGCAGAGGGCACAGAGGGCCGCGGCGGAGGGGAGGCCTCCGACCCAGAGTCAGCGGCCTCATCCCTCAGCGGCTGCTCGGAGGAGGGGGGCTCTGCCGAGAGGAAGCGCCAGAAGCAGAAGGGGGGCGCCGGCCGCAGGAGATTCGGGAAGCCCAAGGCCCGCGAGAGGCAGAGGG TGAAGGATGCCGACGGGGTGCTGTGCCGCTACAAGAAGATCTTGGGCACTTTTCAGAAGCTGAAGAGCATGTCAAGGGCCTTTGAGCACCACCGGGTGGACCGCAACACGGTGGCCTTGACCACGCCTATTGCCGAGCTGCTCATCGTGGCGCCCGAGAAGCTGGCCGAGGTTGGCGAGTTTGACCCGTCCAAGGAGCGGCTGCTGGAATACTCCCGCCGCTGCTTCCTGGCGCTGGACGACGAGACGCTGAAGAAGGTGCAGGCTCTCAAGAAAAGCAAGTTGCTGCTGCCCATCACGTACCGCTTCAAGCGGTGA
- the CCDC106 gene encoding coiled-coil domain-containing protein 106 isoform X3, whose translation MNERNGRRRTMKKDEESFEISIPFNETPPLESPQIFYGLSPPQGSFEEPPEPTSPTLALMNSVKTQLHMALERNSWLQKRIEDLEEERDFLRCQLDKFISSARMDAGSGQARGSGRPRLGSSPATLRERAISLLVSFPSPEDHCRGKPGPRRAEGTEGRGGGEASDPESAASSLSGCSEEGGSAERKRQKQKGGAGRRRFGKPKARERQRVKDADGVLCRYKKILGTFQKLKSMSRAFEHHRVDRNTVALTTPIAELLIVAPEKLAEVGEFDPSKERLLEYSRRCFLALDDETLKKVQALKKSKLLLPITYRFKR comes from the exons ATGAACGAGCGGAACGGCCGGAGGCGGACAA tGAAGAAGGATGAGGAGAGCTTTGAGATCTCCATCCCATTCAACGAGACCCCTCCTCTAGAGTCCCCCCAGATCTTCTACGGCCTGAGTCCTCCCCAGGGCAGCTTCGAGG AGCCCCCGGAGCCCACATCCCCCACCCTGGCGCTGATGAATAGCGTGAAAACCCAGCTGCACATGGCCTTGGAGCGGAACTCCTGGCTGCAGAAGCGCATCGAGGACCTGGAGGAAGAGCGGGACTTCCTGCGCTGCCAGCTGGACAAGTTCATCTCCTCGGCCCGCATGGACGCAGGTAGTGGGCAGGCCAGGGGCTCCGGCCGGCCGAGGCTCGGCTCCTCCCCCGCCACCCTTCGGGAGAGAGccatctctctccttgtctctttccCATCCCCAGAGGACCACTGCCGGGGCAAACCCGGGCCCCGGCGGGCAGAGGGCACAGAGGGCCGCGGCGGAGGGGAGGCCTCCGACCCAGAGTCAGCGGCCTCATCCCTCAGCGGCTGCTCGGAGGAGGGGGGCTCTGCCGAGAGGAAGCGCCAGAAGCAGAAGGGGGGCGCCGGCCGCAGGAGATTCGGGAAGCCCAAGGCCCGCGAGAGGCAGAGGG TGAAGGATGCCGACGGGGTGCTGTGCCGCTACAAGAAGATCTTGGGCACTTTTCAGAAGCTGAAGAGCATGTCAAGGGCCTTTGAGCACCACCGGGTGGACCGCAACACGGTGGCCTTGACCACGCCTATTGCCGAGCTGCTCATCGTGGCGCCCGAGAAGCTGGCCGAGGTTGGCGAGTTTGACCCGTCCAAGGAGCGGCTGCTGGAATACTCCCGCCGCTGCTTCCTGGCGCTGGACGACGAGACGCTGAAGAAGGTGCAGGCTCTCAAGAAAAGCAAGTTGCTGCTGCCCATCACGTACCGCTTCAAGCGGTGA
- the CCDC106 gene encoding coiled-coil domain-containing protein 106 isoform X4, translating to MNERNGRRRTMKKDEESFEISIPFNETPPLESPQIFYGLSPPQGSFEEPPEPTSPTLALMNSVKTQLHMALERNSWLQKRIEDLEEERDFLRCQLDKFISSARMDAEDHCRGKPGPRRAEGTEGRGGGEASDPESAASSLSGCSEEGGSAERKRQKQKGGAGRRRFGKPKARERQRVKDADGVLCRYKKILGTFQKLKSMSRAFEHHRVDRNTVALTTPIAELLIVAPEKLAEVGEFDPSKERLLEYSRRCFLALDDETLKKVQALKKSKLLLPITYRFKR from the exons ATGAACGAGCGGAACGGCCGGAGGCGGACAA tGAAGAAGGATGAGGAGAGCTTTGAGATCTCCATCCCATTCAACGAGACCCCTCCTCTAGAGTCCCCCCAGATCTTCTACGGCCTGAGTCCTCCCCAGGGCAGCTTCGAGG AGCCCCCGGAGCCCACATCCCCCACCCTGGCGCTGATGAATAGCGTGAAAACCCAGCTGCACATGGCCTTGGAGCGGAACTCCTGGCTGCAGAAGCGCATCGAGGACCTGGAGGAAGAGCGGGACTTCCTGCGCTGCCAGCTGGACAAGTTCATCTCCTCGGCCCGCATGGACGCAG AGGACCACTGCCGGGGCAAACCCGGGCCCCGGCGGGCAGAGGGCACAGAGGGCCGCGGCGGAGGGGAGGCCTCCGACCCAGAGTCAGCGGCCTCATCCCTCAGCGGCTGCTCGGAGGAGGGGGGCTCTGCCGAGAGGAAGCGCCAGAAGCAGAAGGGGGGCGCCGGCCGCAGGAGATTCGGGAAGCCCAAGGCCCGCGAGAGGCAGAGGG TGAAGGATGCCGACGGGGTGCTGTGCCGCTACAAGAAGATCTTGGGCACTTTTCAGAAGCTGAAGAGCATGTCAAGGGCCTTTGAGCACCACCGGGTGGACCGCAACACGGTGGCCTTGACCACGCCTATTGCCGAGCTGCTCATCGTGGCGCCCGAGAAGCTGGCCGAGGTTGGCGAGTTTGACCCGTCCAAGGAGCGGCTGCTGGAATACTCCCGCCGCTGCTTCCTGGCGCTGGACGACGAGACGCTGAAGAAGGTGCAGGCTCTCAAGAAAAGCAAGTTGCTGCTGCCCATCACGTACCGCTTCAAGCGGTGA
- the U2AF2 gene encoding splicing factor U2AF 65 kDa subunit isoform X1, whose amino-acid sequence MSDFDEFERQLNENKQERDKENRHRKRSHSRSRSRDRKRRSRSRDRRNRDQRSASRDRRRRSKPLTRAAKEEHGGVIRSPRHEKKKKIRKYWDVPPPGFEHITPMQYKAMQAAGQIPATALLPTMTPDGLAVTPTPVPVVGSQMTRQARRLYVGNIPFGITEEAMMDFFNAQMRLGGLTQAPGNPVLAVQINQDKNFAFLEFRSVDETTQAMAFDGIIFQGQSLKIRRPHDYQPLPGMSENPSVYVPGVVSTVVPDSAHKLFIGGLPNYLNDDQVKELLTSFGPLKAFNLVKDSATGLSKGYAFCEYVDINVTDQAIAGLNGMQLGDKKLLVQRASVGAKNATLVSPSSTINQTPVTLQVPGLMSSQVQMGGHPTEVLCLMNMVLPEELLDDEEYEEIVEDVRDECSKYGVVKSIEIPRPVDGVEVPGCGKIFVEFTSVFDCQKAMQGLTGRKFANRVVVTKYCDPDSYHRRDFW is encoded by the exons ATGTCCGACTTCGACGAGTTCGAGCGGCAGCTCAACGAGAATAAGCAGG AACGAGACAAGGAGAACCGTCATCGTAAACGCAGCCACAGCCGGAGCCGCAGCCGAGACCGGAAGCGCCGGAGTCGCAGCCGAGATCGCCGCAACCGAGACCAGCGGAGTGCTTCTCGGGACCGGAGGCGGCGCAG caaACCTTTGACCAGAGCCGCTAAGGAGGAACACGGTGGAGTAAT TCGTTCCCCTCgccatgagaagaaaaagaagatccgCAAATACTGGGATGTCCCGCCGCCGGGCTTCGAGCACATCACCCCCATGCAATACAAAGCAATGCAAG CTGCCGGTCAGATTCCAGCCACCGCCCTCCTTCCAACCATGACCCCTGATGGCCTGGCCGTGACCCCCACCCCCGTGCCCGTGGTGGGGAGCCAGATGACCCGGCAGGCCCGCCGCCTCTATGTCGGCAATATTCCTTTTGGCATCACAGAG GAAGCCATGATGGATTTCTTCAACGCCCAGATGCGCCTCGGAGGGCTCACCCAGGCCCCCGGCAACCCGGTCTTGGCCGTGCAGATTAACCAGGATAAGAACTTTGCCTTCCTAGAG TTCCGATCAGTGGATGAGACAACTCAGGCCATGGCCTTTGACGGCATCATCTTCCAGGGCCAATCCCTCAAGATCCGAAGGCCCCATGACTACCAGCCGCTGCCCGGCATGTCCGAAAATCCCTCCGTCTACGTGCCCG GTGTCGTGTCCACTGTGGTCCCCGATTCCGCTCACAAGCTGTTCATTGGGGGCCTCCCCAACTATCTGAACGATGATCAG GTAAAGGAACTGCTGACTTCATTCGGGCCCCTCAAAGCCTTTAACCTGGTCAAGGACAGCGCCACAGGTCTCTCCAAGGGCTACGCCTTCTGTGAGTACGTGGACATCAACGTCACTGACCAG GCCATCGCGGGGCTGAACGGGATGCAACTGGGGGATAAGAAGCTACTGGTACAGAGGGCTAGTGTGGGAGCCAAGAACGCCACGCTGGTGAGCCCTTCG aGCACGATAAACCAGACGCCGGTGACCCTGCAAGTCCCGGGCCTGATGAGCTCGCAGGTGCAGATGGGCGGCCACCCCACGGAGGTCCTGTGCCTCATGAACATGGTGCTCCCCGAGGAGCTGCTGGATGACGAGGAGTACGAGGAGATAGTGGAGGACGTCCGGGATGAGTGCAGCAAGTACGGGGTGGTCAAGTCCATCGAGATCCCCCGGCCCGTGGACGGAGTGGAGGTCCCCGGCTGTGGCAAG ATCTTCGTGGAGTTCACCTCGGTGTTCGACTGTCAGAAGGCGATGCAGGGCTTGACCGGCCGCAAGTTCGCCAACAGAGTGGTTGTCACAAAGTACTGTGACCCCGACTCCTACCACCGCCGGGACTTCTGGTAG
- the U2AF2 gene encoding splicing factor U2AF 65 kDa subunit isoform X2, with protein MSDFDEFERQLNENKQERDKENRHRKRSHSRSRSRDRKRRSRSRDRRNRDQRSASRDRRRRSKPLTRAAKEEHGGVIRSPRHEKKKKIRKYWDVPPPGFEHITPMQYKAMQAAGQIPATALLPTMTPDGLAVTPTPVPVVGSQMTRQARRLYVGNIPFGITEEAMMDFFNAQMRLGGLTQAPGNPVLAVQINQDKNFAFLEFRSVDETTQAMAFDGIIFQGQSLKIRRPHDYQPLPGMSENPSVYVPGVVSTVVPDSAHKLFIGGLPNYLNDDQVKELLTSFGPLKAFNLVKDSATGLSKGYAFCEYVDINVTDQAIAGLNGMQLGDKKLLVQRASVGAKNATLSTINQTPVTLQVPGLMSSQVQMGGHPTEVLCLMNMVLPEELLDDEEYEEIVEDVRDECSKYGVVKSIEIPRPVDGVEVPGCGKIFVEFTSVFDCQKAMQGLTGRKFANRVVVTKYCDPDSYHRRDFW; from the exons ATGTCCGACTTCGACGAGTTCGAGCGGCAGCTCAACGAGAATAAGCAGG AACGAGACAAGGAGAACCGTCATCGTAAACGCAGCCACAGCCGGAGCCGCAGCCGAGACCGGAAGCGCCGGAGTCGCAGCCGAGATCGCCGCAACCGAGACCAGCGGAGTGCTTCTCGGGACCGGAGGCGGCGCAG caaACCTTTGACCAGAGCCGCTAAGGAGGAACACGGTGGAGTAAT TCGTTCCCCTCgccatgagaagaaaaagaagatccgCAAATACTGGGATGTCCCGCCGCCGGGCTTCGAGCACATCACCCCCATGCAATACAAAGCAATGCAAG CTGCCGGTCAGATTCCAGCCACCGCCCTCCTTCCAACCATGACCCCTGATGGCCTGGCCGTGACCCCCACCCCCGTGCCCGTGGTGGGGAGCCAGATGACCCGGCAGGCCCGCCGCCTCTATGTCGGCAATATTCCTTTTGGCATCACAGAG GAAGCCATGATGGATTTCTTCAACGCCCAGATGCGCCTCGGAGGGCTCACCCAGGCCCCCGGCAACCCGGTCTTGGCCGTGCAGATTAACCAGGATAAGAACTTTGCCTTCCTAGAG TTCCGATCAGTGGATGAGACAACTCAGGCCATGGCCTTTGACGGCATCATCTTCCAGGGCCAATCCCTCAAGATCCGAAGGCCCCATGACTACCAGCCGCTGCCCGGCATGTCCGAAAATCCCTCCGTCTACGTGCCCG GTGTCGTGTCCACTGTGGTCCCCGATTCCGCTCACAAGCTGTTCATTGGGGGCCTCCCCAACTATCTGAACGATGATCAG GTAAAGGAACTGCTGACTTCATTCGGGCCCCTCAAAGCCTTTAACCTGGTCAAGGACAGCGCCACAGGTCTCTCCAAGGGCTACGCCTTCTGTGAGTACGTGGACATCAACGTCACTGACCAG GCCATCGCGGGGCTGAACGGGATGCAACTGGGGGATAAGAAGCTACTGGTACAGAGGGCTAGTGTGGGAGCCAAGAACGCCACGCTG aGCACGATAAACCAGACGCCGGTGACCCTGCAAGTCCCGGGCCTGATGAGCTCGCAGGTGCAGATGGGCGGCCACCCCACGGAGGTCCTGTGCCTCATGAACATGGTGCTCCCCGAGGAGCTGCTGGATGACGAGGAGTACGAGGAGATAGTGGAGGACGTCCGGGATGAGTGCAGCAAGTACGGGGTGGTCAAGTCCATCGAGATCCCCCGGCCCGTGGACGGAGTGGAGGTCCCCGGCTGTGGCAAG ATCTTCGTGGAGTTCACCTCGGTGTTCGACTGTCAGAAGGCGATGCAGGGCTTGACCGGCCGCAAGTTCGCCAACAGAGTGGTTGTCACAAAGTACTGTGACCCCGACTCCTACCACCGCCGGGACTTCTGGTAG
- the EPN1 gene encoding epsin-1 isoform X2 translates to MSKEEADQEERIRRGDDLRLQMAIEESKRETGGQEESSLMDLADVFTAPAPPPSSDPWGGPVLAAVPPSDPWGGPPGPPVPPSADPWGGPAPTPASGDPWKPAPPPGPAADPWGGPPAPPAGEGGAPDPWGGADGPGGAPGSGPAATTDPWAPAPAFSDPWGGSPAKPSTNGTPVTTAFDAEPDEFSDFDRLRTALPASGSSTGELELLAGEVPARSPGAFDLSGVGGSLAEAVGSPPPTVPPAPTPPTRKTPESFLGPNAALVDLDSLVTRPGPAPPGPKASNPFLPTGAPGTTTGPSLTNPFQPPPPATLTLNQLRLSPVPPGPGAPPAFISPLGGGPGLPPMMPPGPPPPNTNPFLL, encoded by the exons ATGAGCAAGGAGGAGGCCGACCAG GAGGAACGCATCCGTCGGGGCGACGACCTGAGGCTGCAGATGGCGATCGAGGAGAGCAAGAGGGAGACGGGGGGCCAGGAGGAG tCATCTCTCATGGATCTGGCTGACGTCTTCACGGCCCCCGCCCCCCCGCCCTCCTCTGATCCCTGGGGCGGCCCCGTCCTTGCAGCTGTCCCCCCCTCAGACCCCTGGGGGGGGCCCCCAGGACCCCCCGTCCCCCCCTCAGCTGACCCCTGGGGGGGTCCGGCTCCCACCCCTGCATCTGGGGACCCCTGGAAACCTGCCCCACCTCCTGGCCCTGCAGCCGACCCCTGGGGGGGCCCCCCAGCTCCCCCTGCTGGAGAGGGGGGAGCCCCAGACCCCTGGGGGGGAGCCGATG GCCCCGGCGGGGCACCAGGCAGCGGCCCAGCCGCCACCACTGACCCGTGGGCACCAGCGCCAGCCTTCTCGGACCCCTGGGGGGGCTCCCCGGCCAAGCCCAGCACCAACGGCACCCCAG TGACCACGGCCTTCGACGCGGAGCCCGACGAGTTCTCCGACTTCGACCGCCTCCGGACCGCGCTGCCCGCCTCGGGCAGCAGCACGG GGGAGCTGGAGCTTCTGGCCGGAGAGGTCCCCGCACGGAGCCCCGGCGCATTTGACCTCAGTGGGGTGGGGGGCTCCCTGGCAGAAGCCGTGGGGAGCCCCCCCCCAACGGTGCCGCCGGCCCCCACGCCCCCTACTCGGAAGACGCCAGAGTCGTTCCTGGGGCCCAACGCCGCCCTGGTGGACCTGGACTCTCTGGTGACGCGGCCGGGGCCGGCACCCCCAGGGCCCAAGGCCTCCAACCCCTTCCTGCCCACTG GAGCCCCCGGCACCACCACTGGCCCGTCCCTCACCAACCCTTTCCAGCCTCCACCTCCAGCCACACTCACTCTGAACCAGCTACGTCTCAGCCCCGTGCCCCCCGGTCCTGGGGCCCCGCCGGCCTTCATCTCGCCTCTGGGGGGGGGGCCCGGCCTGCCTCCCATGATGCCCCCGGGACCCCCGCCCCCCAACACTAACCCCTTCCTCCTATAA
- the EPN1 gene encoding epsin-1 isoform X1 encodes MSKEEADQPPPCGPEDDVQLQLALSLSREEHDKEERIRRGDDLRLQMAIEESKRETGGQEESSLMDLADVFTAPAPPPSSDPWGGPVLAAVPPSDPWGGPPGPPVPPSADPWGGPAPTPASGDPWKPAPPPGPAADPWGGPPAPPAGEGGAPDPWGGADGPGGAPGSGPAATTDPWAPAPAFSDPWGGSPAKPSTNGTPVTTAFDAEPDEFSDFDRLRTALPASGSSTGELELLAGEVPARSPGAFDLSGVGGSLAEAVGSPPPTVPPAPTPPTRKTPESFLGPNAALVDLDSLVTRPGPAPPGPKASNPFLPTGAPGTTTGPSLTNPFQPPPPATLTLNQLRLSPVPPGPGAPPAFISPLGGGPGLPPMMPPGPPPPNTNPFLL; translated from the exons ATGAGCAAGGAGGAGGCCGACCAG CCCCCACCCTGTGGCCCCGAGGATGACGTCCAGCTCCAGCTGGCCCTTAGTTTGAGCCGGGAGGAGCATGACAAG GAGGAACGCATCCGTCGGGGCGACGACCTGAGGCTGCAGATGGCGATCGAGGAGAGCAAGAGGGAGACGGGGGGCCAGGAGGAG tCATCTCTCATGGATCTGGCTGACGTCTTCACGGCCCCCGCCCCCCCGCCCTCCTCTGATCCCTGGGGCGGCCCCGTCCTTGCAGCTGTCCCCCCCTCAGACCCCTGGGGGGGGCCCCCAGGACCCCCCGTCCCCCCCTCAGCTGACCCCTGGGGGGGTCCGGCTCCCACCCCTGCATCTGGGGACCCCTGGAAACCTGCCCCACCTCCTGGCCCTGCAGCCGACCCCTGGGGGGGCCCCCCAGCTCCCCCTGCTGGAGAGGGGGGAGCCCCAGACCCCTGGGGGGGAGCCGATG GCCCCGGCGGGGCACCAGGCAGCGGCCCAGCCGCCACCACTGACCCGTGGGCACCAGCGCCAGCCTTCTCGGACCCCTGGGGGGGCTCCCCGGCCAAGCCCAGCACCAACGGCACCCCAG TGACCACGGCCTTCGACGCGGAGCCCGACGAGTTCTCCGACTTCGACCGCCTCCGGACCGCGCTGCCCGCCTCGGGCAGCAGCACGG GGGAGCTGGAGCTTCTGGCCGGAGAGGTCCCCGCACGGAGCCCCGGCGCATTTGACCTCAGTGGGGTGGGGGGCTCCCTGGCAGAAGCCGTGGGGAGCCCCCCCCCAACGGTGCCGCCGGCCCCCACGCCCCCTACTCGGAAGACGCCAGAGTCGTTCCTGGGGCCCAACGCCGCCCTGGTGGACCTGGACTCTCTGGTGACGCGGCCGGGGCCGGCACCCCCAGGGCCCAAGGCCTCCAACCCCTTCCTGCCCACTG GAGCCCCCGGCACCACCACTGGCCCGTCCCTCACCAACCCTTTCCAGCCTCCACCTCCAGCCACACTCACTCTGAACCAGCTACGTCTCAGCCCCGTGCCCCCCGGTCCTGGGGCCCCGCCGGCCTTCATCTCGCCTCTGGGGGGGGGGCCCGGCCTGCCTCCCATGATGCCCCCGGGACCCCCGCCCCCCAACACTAACCCCTTCCTCCTATAA